A single window of Bacteroidota bacterium DNA harbors:
- a CDS encoding S8 family peptidase, which produces MKKLTTLFLGFAFSITAQTKYQLPENISPSDYMSNTIIFKVKGVFRNFCTETGVNLASLQKSFSAIGVTTNSKKFKGEQAPRSLYNRDGIPMADLSLIYECKFSSNVSLQKAINTLLASNVLEYAEPHFIPKPAYNPNDPQATVSQQYHINRINAYNAWNLSKGDTNVVIGITDTGVELTHSDLQTNIKYNYADLIDGIDNDGDTYVDNFRGWDVGMNDNDPTWQGNPHGVHVSGIAAAATDNSVGVAGIGFKCKFLPVKIADGGGNLVSAYEGIKYAADHGCKVINCSWGGAGGGQYGQDICTYATINKDALVVAAAGNNGLDQLFYPAAYDYVLAVANTQANDIVNPSSNYGYFIDVCAPGTNVNATWTSSGYSAQTGTSMSSPVVAGAIAIVRSYFPAYTAMQAGERLKITADNIYSLPINNGRLNKLGTGRINLFRAFNDPAAPSVLFQNIQVTDNNDEFYIGGDTLSIGGLFTNYLAPTAALGATLVSLSAQATAINNTQALGVINTLASVSNTSTPYKFVLSGSFASNAPLTFRLDMKDVSYTASQFFTVYANADYLNIYINDVGTTATSKGKIGYNQDNQAQGLGFIYQGVNLLWDAGLLIGVDSTKVSDVVRGTSASSDADFTVMNTISRITTGAKSNFDTYSKYNDNASASPIGVEVEQRNYAWSTAPNKKFVIWEYVIKNNSSVTYNNLYTGICADWDIDATTFANNKSAYDATNKMGYSWCTNAAGKYAGIKLLTSTGAPVFHAIDNIAGGGGGYDIYSSGYPTDVKYNTLRTNRLTAGGAGTGNDVINVMSSGPHALAPAQSVTVAFALIAGDDLSDLQAGAVNAQIKYNEIFSGINESNEEINFVKMYPNPATNSLNFELKENVESSIEVYDAIGRIVLKAVKKNSFTINTSDWSRGVYFVKVKSNGEVFSFKAVLN; this is translated from the coding sequence ATGAAAAAACTTACTACGCTTTTTTTGGGCTTTGCCTTTTCAATTACAGCTCAAACTAAATATCAGTTACCTGAAAACATTTCACCTTCAGATTACATGTCGAACACCATTATCTTTAAGGTAAAAGGTGTTTTCAGAAATTTTTGTACGGAGACCGGTGTGAATCTTGCTTCCTTGCAAAAAAGTTTCAGCGCTATTGGCGTTACAACTAACTCAAAAAAATTTAAAGGTGAGCAAGCTCCCAGAAGTCTGTATAACAGAGATGGAATTCCAATGGCAGATTTGTCGTTAATTTATGAATGTAAATTTTCTTCAAACGTTTCTCTTCAAAAAGCTATTAATACCTTACTTGCTTCAAACGTGTTGGAGTATGCCGAACCACATTTTATTCCAAAGCCTGCTTACAATCCTAACGATCCGCAGGCTACGGTTTCTCAGCAGTATCATATTAATCGTATTAACGCTTACAATGCATGGAATTTAAGTAAAGGGGATACCAATGTTGTGATTGGAATTACAGATACCGGAGTTGAATTAACTCACTCCGATTTGCAAACTAATATTAAATATAATTACGCCGATCTTATTGATGGCATTGATAACGATGGCGATACTTATGTAGATAATTTCAGAGGTTGGGATGTAGGTATGAACGATAATGATCCGACATGGCAAGGTAATCCGCATGGCGTGCACGTTTCAGGTATTGCTGCTGCTGCAACTGATAATTCAGTTGGTGTTGCGGGAATTGGTTTTAAGTGTAAATTTTTACCGGTGAAAATTGCGGATGGAGGCGGTAATTTAGTTTCAGCTTATGAAGGAATTAAATATGCAGCCGATCACGGATGTAAAGTTATTAATTGTTCCTGGGGTGGTGCCGGTGGCGGTCAATACGGTCAGGATATTTGTACTTACGCGACAATTAACAAAGACGCATTGGTAGTTGCCGCGGCAGGTAATAATGGTTTAGATCAATTGTTTTATCCGGCTGCTTATGATTATGTATTGGCCGTTGCAAATACGCAAGCAAATGACATTGTAAATCCAAGTTCTAATTATGGTTATTTTATTGATGTATGCGCGCCTGGAACAAATGTCAACGCAACCTGGACCAGTAGTGGTTATAGTGCACAAACAGGAACCTCCATGTCGTCGCCCGTTGTAGCTGGAGCAATTGCAATAGTACGTTCTTATTTTCCGGCTTACACTGCAATGCAGGCCGGCGAGCGTTTAAAAATAACAGCGGATAACATTTACAGTTTACCGATAAATAACGGTCGTTTAAATAAATTAGGCACAGGGCGTATAAATTTATTCAGAGCATTCAACGATCCTGCTGCCCCTTCGGTTTTGTTTCAAAATATACAAGTCACCGATAATAACGATGAATTTTATATTGGAGGTGATACTTTATCGATCGGAGGATTATTTACAAATTATCTTGCGCCAACTGCCGCACTGGGCGCTACGTTAGTTTCTTTATCTGCTCAGGCAACGGCTATTAATAATACTCAGGCTTTAGGTGTAATAAATACTTTAGCATCTGTAAGTAACACATCAACGCCATACAAATTTGTTTTATCGGGTAGTTTTGCTTCCAACGCGCCTCTTACATTTAGATTGGATATGAAAGACGTAAGTTATACAGCCTCTCAGTTTTTTACCGTATATGCGAATGCCGATTATTTAAATATTTACATCAATGATGTGGGAACAACGGCCACCAGTAAAGGTAAAATCGGGTACAACCAGGATAATCAGGCGCAGGGATTAGGATTTATTTATCAGGGTGTAAATTTATTATGGGATGCAGGCTTGTTAATTGGCGTTGATTCTACGAAAGTATCTGATGTGGTGCGCGGAACTTCAGCAAGCAGTGACGCCGATTTTACAGTTATGAATACAATCAGCCGAATTACAACAGGCGCAAAAAGTAATTTTGATACCTATTCTAAGTATAACGACAATGCTTCCGCTTCTCCAATCGGTGTTGAGGTAGAACAACGTAATTATGCCTGGAGTACAGCTCCAAATAAAAAATTTGTGATTTGGGAATATGTCATTAAAAACAACAGTTCTGTTACATATAACAATTTATACACCGGTATTTGTGCCGACTGGGATATTGATGCTACAACCTTCGCGAATAACAAATCAGCGTATGATGCAACCAATAAAATGGGTTATTCCTGGTGTACTAATGCGGCCGGAAAATACGCGGGTATTAAATTACTTACTTCAACAGGAGCTCCGGTGTTTCACGCTATTGATAATATAGCAGGCGGCGGTGGCGGATATGATATTTATTCCTCAGGATATCCTACCGATGTAAAGTATAATACGTTGCGAACAAACCGTTTAACAGCAGGTGGAGCGGGGACAGGTAATGATGTAATCAATGTGATGAGCAGTGGTCCGCACGCCTTAGCGCCTGCACAAAGTGTTACAGTTGCTTTTGCTTTAATTGCCGGTGATGACTTAAGTGATTTGCAAGCAGGTGCTGTTAATGCACAAATAAAGTACAATGAAATTTTTTCCGGAATTAATGAATCGAATGAGGAAATTAATTTTGTGAAAATGTATCCGAATCCTGCTACTAACAGCTTGAATTTTGAACTGAAGGAAAATGTTGAATCATCTATCGAAGTGTATGATGCTATTGGCAGAATAGTATTGAAAGCTGTAAAGAAAAATTCATTTACTATTAATACTTCCGATTGGAGTCGTGGAGTATATTTTGTGAAAGTAAAAAGTAATGGTGAGGTGTTTAGCTTTAAAGCGGTACTCAACTAA
- a CDS encoding SpoIIE family protein phosphatase: MGLLDFIYFEADLMLLLFTSYLIFFSDAAYLSVILALTAGCCYLLILLKASKAKKAPESEKSIAEEKLRQHNNDLKVINNVKEIILTSNETSNMYVKILLLLGANSDKTNCFSINIFDKYNPSLHIYSLNTSDQSVQNTNNTIAKNSIEQLKRIVFSIIDFNNHSKEAELLKGLHQPVDAYKCAIITPIETANKTYGFVGFYSKTENAYQEDHVIMVKDICTSLSSFFVKYDQRQLINDYSKQLEILNASKTKLISYNNLTDVYNGIIDLLYQEIKNVYRVSILVHDLDKKIGNLIYKDNKSPSISSKIINTSNVPTIAPHLKGEIFEKQDLDSDNNLTDEDKLWQSRGIKSIISLPIMINDKPYASVNLLSTLPNNFTEQQKALIKEINESAAIVIEQLMFKEIISEKNKDISDNINYAKRIQNALMPAEDYLNKLLPESFLIFSQRDSLGGDFYWYDQLEDNIFMAVGDCTGHGVSGSLLTILASDYLMQAIEVKKFTDPGLVLEHLRDSMHATLNKYNSGDEIMDGLDISLGVYNIKTKTFMYASAMQYFYLVRNNELMEYKGNRKPIGGTAAMESSYYFTTHLFQLQDGDMIYFTTDGYIDQLQQTSEKRFGKVRFKQLLLLISDLPTNEQKKNLLEQHTKWRGNLPQTDDICLLGFRV; encoded by the coding sequence ATGGGTTTACTGGATTTTATTTATTTTGAAGCAGATTTGATGCTACTTCTATTTACTTCATACCTGATTTTTTTTTCCGATGCGGCTTACTTATCGGTTATTTTAGCATTGACTGCAGGCTGCTGTTATTTATTGATATTACTCAAAGCATCGAAAGCTAAAAAAGCACCGGAATCCGAAAAAAGTATAGCCGAAGAAAAGCTAAGGCAGCATAATAACGACCTTAAAGTAATAAACAACGTAAAGGAAATCATTTTAACCTCTAATGAAACTTCCAATATGTATGTGAAAATTCTTCTGTTACTTGGAGCCAATTCAGACAAAACGAATTGTTTCAGCATAAACATATTCGATAAATACAATCCCAGCCTGCATATTTATTCATTAAACACGAGCGATCAGTCTGTTCAAAACACCAATAATACTATAGCTAAAAACTCAATCGAACAACTGAAACGAATTGTTTTTTCAATTATTGATTTTAATAATCATTCAAAAGAAGCGGAACTTTTAAAAGGCTTGCATCAACCGGTTGATGCTTATAAATGCGCCATCATTACCCCTATTGAAACAGCTAATAAAACTTATGGCTTTGTTGGTTTTTACTCGAAGACGGAAAACGCCTACCAAGAAGATCATGTTATCATGGTGAAAGATATTTGCACCAGCTTGAGCAGTTTCTTTGTTAAGTATGACCAGAGACAATTAATCAATGATTATTCTAAACAATTGGAGATATTAAATGCTTCTAAAACAAAACTTATTTCATATAATAACCTCACTGATGTATATAATGGAATCATTGATTTGTTGTATCAAGAAATAAAAAATGTGTATAGAGTAAGTATTCTGGTTCATGATTTAGATAAAAAAATTGGCAACCTCATTTACAAAGACAATAAATCGCCGTCAATTTCGAGTAAAATAATTAATACCTCTAATGTGCCAACTATTGCTCCACATCTTAAAGGTGAAATTTTTGAGAAACAAGATTTAGATTCCGACAACAATCTTACAGATGAAGATAAGCTTTGGCAAAGCCGGGGTATCAAATCAATTATTAGTTTGCCTATCATGATAAATGATAAGCCTTACGCGTCTGTTAATCTTCTTTCAACACTTCCAAATAATTTCACCGAGCAACAAAAAGCTTTAATCAAAGAAATTAATGAATCGGCAGCCATCGTTATTGAACAATTAATGTTTAAGGAAATTATCTCGGAAAAAAATAAAGATATTTCCGACAATATTAATTACGCTAAACGCATTCAAAATGCTTTGATGCCTGCTGAAGATTACCTCAACAAACTGTTACCTGAATCATTTTTAATTTTTAGTCAGAGGGATTCATTGGGCGGGGATTTTTACTGGTACGATCAGTTAGAGGATAATATTTTTATGGCAGTTGGTGATTGCACGGGTCATGGAGTATCCGGTTCATTGCTTACCATTTTAGCAAGTGACTATTTAATGCAAGCTATTGAAGTAAAAAAATTTACAGACCCCGGATTAGTACTTGAACACCTTCGCGACTCGATGCATGCCACTTTAAACAAATACAATTCAGGTGATGAAATTATGGATGGTTTAGATATTTCACTTGGTGTTTATAATATAAAAACCAAAACTTTTATGTACGCTTCCGCTATGCAGTATTTTTATTTAGTGCGTAATAATGAACTCATGGAGTATAAAGGTAATCGTAAACCTATTGGCGGAACAGCGGCGATGGAAAGCAGCTACTATTTCACTACTCATTTATTTCAACTGCAAGATGGGGATATGATTTACTTTACCACCGATGGTTATATCGACCAATTACAGCAAACTTCTGAAAAGCGATTTGGAAAAGTGCGATTCAAACAACTTCTTTTACTGATAAGCGATTTGCCTACAAATGAACAAAAGAAAAATCTCCTGGAGCAGCACACAAAATGGAGAGGCAACCTTCCACAAACGGATGATATCTGCTTGCTTGGCTTTAGAGTTTAG